DNA from Rubrobacter naiadicus:
GTGGCGGCCTCGGCGGGGGTGGGGGTGTCGGAGCACCTGCTCGGGATCGGGGCTTCGATGGCGGTCGTCGTGGCCTTCGCCTACCGCCGCCTGCTCCCGGCGAGGACGGACGCCAGCGCCACCGGCCCCGCCTTCGCCCGTCCGACGCGGGCGCTCGCCGGGCTCGGGATGATAGCCTTCTGCGTGCTCCTCGGGGAGGGGGCGATGGCCGACTGGAGCGCGGTCTACCTGCGCGGGACGCTCGGGACCGACGCGGGGTTCGCGGCGCTCGGGTACGCCGCCTTCTCGGTCGCGATGGCCGCCGGGCGGTTTGCCGGAGACCGGCTCCTCTTCCGCTTCGGGCCGCGGACGGTGGTGAGGGTCGGGGGGCTGCTCGCCGCGGTCGGCTTCGGTGGCGGGCTGCTGCTCGACGATCCGGTGGCGGCGCTCGCCGGCTTCGCCTGCGCCGGGGCGGGGTTCGCCACGGTCTTCCCGGCGGCCTTGAGCGCCGCGGGCCGTACCGGGGCGATGCCCTCCGGCCCGGCCGTTGCCGCCGTCTCGACCAGCGGCTACCTCGGCTTCCTGGTCGGCCCCCCGACGATAGGTTTCGCCGCGGACCACGTCGGACTCGGGGGGGCGCTCTATCTGATCGTGGCGCTCTCCGCGGCCGTGGCCGTGCTGGCCGGGACGACGGAGGCCGGTGGGAAGGGCTGAAGGCGGGGCGGGTGCTAGACTCGGGGTGGAATGTCTCTTTTCAGGTGGCAGGTAGGGTCGTTCGCGCGCCGGGCTTCCGGCGCTTTGCCGCCCCAGGCGTTCGTGCTCGGGTCGGTGTTCTCCGTGCAGCTCGGCGCGGCGGTGGCCAAGAGGCTCTTCGGCGTGCTCGGCCCGGAGGGGACGGTGCTGCTGCGCGTCGGGTTCGCGGCCGTGGTGCTGCTCGTTCTGTGGCGGCCCAGGATCAAAGGCCGCTCCCGCTCCGAGATGCTCACGGCCATCCTCTTCGGGCTCGCGCTGGCGTTGATGAACCTCTCGTTCTACTCGGCGATAGCCAGGATACCGCTCGGCGTGGCGGTCACGCTGGAGTTCAGCGGCCCCCTCGCCGTGGCGGTCGTCGGGTCGAGAAGGCTGGTCGACCTCCTGTGGGCGGCGCTCGCGGCGGCCGGCATCCTGCTCCTCGCCCCGCTCGGGGTCTTCGGTCACCCGGGCCTCGACGTGACCGGGGTGGGCCTGGCGCTCCTGGCGGGTTTCTTCTGGGCCTGCTACATCTTCCTGAACGCCCGCACGGGCAGGATCTTCCCCGGCGGCAGCGGGCTCGCGATCGCGATGTGCGTCGGGGCGGTGGTGCTGCTTCCGGTCGGGATCGCGTACGGCGGCGCAGCGCTCCTCGAACCGCACGCCCTCTTTATGGGCTTCGCGGTCGCCATGCTCTCCTCCGCGATACCCTACTCGCTGGAGATAGAGGCCCTGAGGCGGCTCCCGCCTCGCGTCTTCGGCGTCCTCATGAGCCTGGAGCCCGCCGTGGCCGCGCTCGTGGGTTTTATGGTCCTGGGTGAGAGCCTGGGGGCCAGGTCCGCCGCGGCCGTCCTGCTGGTGACGGTGGCCGCCGCCGGCTCCTCTTTCTCGTCCAGGAAATAGAACCACTCTCGTGGGAACACCACTCGAAGACCCGCATGTTGCCGTGGAAGGGAGCCGATCATCTACGTACTATCGACAATACCTGAGAATGTCTTTACAATACTCCCACCATGAAAAATGGAGAGGAGAGAGGCGGGGCGCGCGTGGGCAGAGGGCTGCGGGGTGTGAGGCTCGATCACAACAGTCCGGTACCGCTCTACCACCAGGCGGCGAGGGAGATCGAGCGGGCGATCGAAGACGGGCGGCTGCCGCGGGGGAGCAAGCTGGAGAGCGAGGTCGAGCTTGCCGAGCGGCTCGGGATCAGCCGTCCGACGATGCGTCAGGCGATAAAGCAGCTGGTGGACAAGGGGCTTCTCATAAGGCGGCGGGGCATCGGGACGATAGTCGCGCCGCGGCCGGTGCGGCGGGTGGTGGCGCTCACCAGCCTCTACGACGACCTGAAGAAGGCCGGGAGGGAGCCCGAGACGCGGGTTTTGAGCTTCAGGAGGGGGCGGTGTCCGGCGGAGGTTGCGGACGAGCTCGGGATCGAGACCGGGGAGCAAGTCTTCATCTTCGACCGGCTGCGCATAACCGACTCGGGAGATCCGGAGCCGATCGCGCTGATGCACAACGTGGTGCCGGCGGGGATCCTGGAGATAAGCCGCGAGGATCTGGAGGAGACGGGGCTCTACGAGGTGTTCCGCAGGAACGGTATCTCACCGCACACCGCCACCCAGCGCATCGGGGCGAGGAAGGTCGGGGAGAAGGAGGCCGAGCTTCTGGAGATAGAGGCCGGGGATCCGGTACTGACGATGACCCGCGTGGCGTACGACACGGAGGGGCAGCCCATAGAGTACGGCTCGCACTGCTACCCGGCCGAATCCTACTGGTTCGAGATGATGCTCGTGGACATGTGAGGGGATGGGAGGAGACGTGAGCGCGAAGATCGGTATCGGGGTGATCGGGCTCGGGTGGATGGGGCAGGTGCACAGCCGGGCCTACCTGCGGCTTTTCCACCACTATCCGGAGTGTCCGCTCAGGCCGCGGCTCGTCGTGGCCGCCGACGCGGTGGAGGAGAGGGCGCGGCGGACGGCGGAGCTCCTCGGGTACGAGAGGTGGACGACCGACTGGCGGGAGGTCGTCGACGACCCCGAGGTCGAGGCGGTGAGCATCGCCGCCCCGAACTATCTGCACCGGGAGATAGCGGTCGCGGCGGCGGGGGCGGGCAAGCACATCTGGCTCGAGAAGCCCTGCGGCAGGTTCCCGGAGGAGACCTACGAGATCGCGCGGGCCGTGGAGGAGGCCGGGGTGAGGAGCACCATCGGGCTGATGTACCGCCACGCGCCGGCGGTCGAGTACGCGAAGGAGCTCATCTCCTCTGGGGAGCTCGGCGAGATCACGCACTACCGGGGTTACTTCCTGGCGGATTACGCCGCCGACCCGGGCGGTGCGCTCACCTGGCGCTACAGGCTCGAGGGCGCGGGCCTCGGGGTACTCGGGGACATCATGCCCCACACGGTGGACCTGGCGCAGAGCCTGCTCGGCCCCATAGAGAGCGTCTCGGCGCAGAGGGCGACCTTCGTGGGGGAACGTCCGGAGGTGCCCGAGGGGATGGGGACGGGCCATTTCGTCGTCGAGGGCGGCGAGATGGGCGCCGTCGAGAACGAGGACTACGTCGGCTGCCTGGTGCGCTTCGAGAGCGGGGCTCGCGGGACGATCGAGAACAGCCGCGTCTGCGTCGGGCCGCACGTCAGGAACGGCTTCGAGGTGAACGGGACCCGCGGCGCGCTCTCGTGGGACTTCCAGAGGTTGAACGAGCTGCAGGTCTACAGGCCGGACCCGACCGGCGAGAGGGGATACCGCACCGTCTTCGCCGCACCCGGGATGGGGGATTTCGAGCGGTTTCAGACGGGCGCCGGCATCTCGATGGGCTACGACGACCTCAAGGTCACAGAGGCCTACAAGTTTCTCGCCTCCATCGCCGGGGACCGGCAGAAGGAGCCGTCCATGCGCGAGATCGTCTCGGCGATACGGGTCGTGGAGGCGATGGACCGATCCTGCGGATCGGGGCTCTGGGAGCCGGTCGAAGGGGCGAGGACCGGAGCCGCGTCCGGAGGAGAAGCATGAGCGCGGAGCGGACCACGCTGGATCTCGTCTGCATCGGGCGCACCTGCGTGGACCTCTACGCCGAGCAGGAGGGCGCGAAGCTGGAGGACGTGCAGTCCTTCCGCAAGTACGTCGGGGGGAGCGCGACGAACATCGCGGTGGGCACGGCGCGCCTCGGGGTGAAGAGCGCCATGCTCACCCGCGTCGGCGGCGAGCCGTTGGGCCGCTACGTGAGGAAGACCCTGGAGGAGAACGGGGTGGACGTGAGTCGGGTGCGCCTCGACCCCGACCACCTCACGCCCTACGTGCTCCTCGCCGTGCGCGAGTCCGAGGGGTTCCCCCGCGTCTTCGCCTACGGGGAGGCCGCCGACATGGCGCTTTCGGAGGAGGACGTGGAGCCGGAGTTCGTCGCCTCCGCGAAGGCGCTGCTCGTCACCGGGACCCCCCTCTCGCGGGAGAGCAGTCGGGCGGCGTGCCGTAAGGCGATCGAGGCCGCGCGACAGAGCGGAACGAGCGTCGTCTTCGACCTGGACTACCGGCCCGTCTTCTGGGGGGTCGCCTCGCACGGGCGGGGCGGCGAGATGTTCGTCGAGAGTACGGAGGCGACGCGGGTCTACCGCTCCGTGCTGCCGGAGTGCGACCTCGTCGTCGGGACGGAGGAGGAGATCAGGATAGCCGGCGGCTCGACAGACACCCTGGCGGCGCTCCGGAGCATCCGCGAGATCTCCGGGGCCACCATCGTGCTCAAGATCGGGGCGCTGGGGGCGGTGGTCTTTCCGGACGAGATCCCGGAGGACATCGAGGGCGGCGTGCGGGTCCCCGGCTTCCCGGTCGAGGTCTTCAACTCCGTGGGCGCGGGGGACGCGTTCATGAGCGGCTTTCTCTCCGGGTGGTTGAGGGAGGAGCCCATGGAGGAGTGCCTCAGGCTCGGCAACGCCTGCGGCGCGATCGTCGTCTCCCGACACGGGTGCTCTCCGGCCATGCCCACCCGCGAAGAGCTGGGGTATTTTTTGTCGCTGGACGAGAGGCCACGCCGCCTCAGGGACGACGCGTGGCTCGAGCACCTGCACCGCGCGACCACGCGCCGCGCGCCGGAGGAGCTGCACGTGCTCGCCATAGACCATCGCTGGCAGCTCGAGGAGATGGCCGACGAGCTGGGGGTGGACCGCGGGCGGCTGCGGGAGCTGAAAGTCCTCCTCGGGCGGGCGTTCCGGCGGGTCGCGCGGGAGGATCCCGTGGCGGGGCTGCTCGTGGACGACGTGTACGGCGGGGAGGCGCTGGAGGATCTCACCGGGGGAGGGTTCTGGATCGCACGCGCCGCCGAGGTGGCGAAGAGCCGGCCGGTGGAGCTCGTAGGGGGGGCGAACTTCGCCGCCGTCTTGCGGACCTGGCCGCAGGAGCACGTCGTCAAGTGCAACCTGTACATGCATCCAGACGACGAACCGAAGATGAAGGAGCTCCAGGAAGGGAGGATCCTCCAGCTCTACGAGGCGTGCCGGGCGAACGACCGGCTGCTCCTCGTCGAGGTGCAGGCCCCGCGGGGGACGGACTACGGCGAGGGGGACCTCGCCGCGCTCCTCGAGCGCTTCTACGCCCTCGGCGTGTACCCCGACTGGTGGAAGCTCCCGCCGAGCACGGAACCCGGCGTCTGGAAGAGGATAGGGGACGTGATCCGGGAGCACGACCCCCACTGCGCCGGGGTGCTCGTCCTCGGGCAGGCGCTCGAAGAAGAGCGCCTCGCCGAGAGCTTCGAGGCGGCCTCCCGCGAGCCTTTTTGCCGGGGGTTTGCGATCGGCCGGTCCATCTACGGCGGGGCCGCGCGGCGCTGGCTCGCGGGCGAGGTGGAAGACGAGGAGCTCGTATCCTCTGTCGCCGCATCCTACGGGCGGATGATCTCGCTCTGGCAGGAGCGCGGCGCACGTCGGGTCGGACAGGGTGCCACGGGATGAGCTGAGAGACGAAGACCGGTGGGGGAAGGAGGAGTCACAGAGAGATGGAACCGGTGCGCGTAGGGTTGGTGGGGCTCGGGAGGATCGGGCGCTTCCACGCCGGGAACCTCGCCGGGCGCATCCCGCGGGTGGAGCTGGTGCGCGTCGTGGACGCCGATGAGGAGATCGCGCGGAAGATCGCCCGCGGGCTCGGCGTGTCCGGGTGGTCCACCCGCTACGAGGATCTTCTGGAGGATCCCGGGATAGAGGCCGTCGTCATCGCCAGCCCGACGCCGCTGCACGCCGGGATGGTCGAGGCGGCCGCCAGGGCGGGCAAACACGTCTTCTGCGAGAAGCCCCTCTCGCTCGACATGGAGCGCACGCATGAGGTCGTCCGGGCCGTCCGCTCGGCGGGCGTCAGGATGCAGGTCGGCTTCCACCGCCGCTTCGACCCCGACTACCGCGCCGCGCGCGAGAAGATCGCCGGAGGCGATATCGGTGAGGTCTACCTCTTCCGCACCTCGCTGAGGGACATGCGCTCCCCAGGCTTCGAGTACATAAAAGGCTCCGGCGGCTTCTTCGCCGACGTGACGCTGCACGACTTCGACACGGCCCGCTGGATGATCGGGGAGATAGAGGAGGTGACCGCCTTCGGCGCGGCGCTCTCGGACCCCGGTTTCGAGGAGGTAGGGGATATAGACAACGCCGTCGTCGCGCTGCGCTTCGTCACGGGAGCCCTGGGTGTCGTGGACAACAGCCGGGTCGCCGGCTACGGCTACGAGTGCTCGAGCGAGGTCATGGGGTCCAAAGCGACGCTCAGGATAGACGACCACCGACGCTTCGCCGTGCAGACGCTCACCCCGGGGCGGATGTGCCAGGATTACGTCTCCGACTTCGTCGAGCGTTTCGCCGAGGCCTACCGGAGGGAGATGGAACACTTCGCCGCCGTCGTCCGCGGCGAGGTCGATGCGAAGCCGGATGGTGCGGACGCTGCGGCGGCCTTCGCCCTGGCCCGGGCGGCCGAGCGCTCCTACCGGGAGGGGAGGACGGTGCGCCTGGCGCCCGTCGAGAGGGACGGAGGGATCCTCTACGAGGAGGTGGGTTAGGGGTGGGCGGGATCGGGGTCGGCCTCGTCGGCTACGGGTTCATGGGCCGGGTGCATTCGAACGCCTACCGGCAGGTCGCGCGCTTCTTCGACGTGGACCCGGCTCCCAGGATGGTCGCGATCTGCGGCCGGAACGAGGCTGCGGTGCGCAGCGCCGCCCGCAGGCTCGGGTGGGAGGGCTGCGAGACGGGCTACGAGCGGCTGCTCGAGCGCGACGACGTACAGCTCATCGACATCTCCTCCGCCGGGAATACCCACTGTGAGTTCGCCGTCGCTGCGCTCGAGGCCGGGAAGCACGTCCTGTGCGAGAAGCCGCTCGCCAACACGCTGGGGGAGGCGCGCAGGATGGCGGAGGCCGCACGCAGGGCCGGCACCGTGAACATGGTCTGCCACAACTACCGGCGGGTTCCGGCGGTGCAACTCGCGAAGAGCCTCATAGACGAGGGGCGGCTCGGGGAGATCCGACACTGGCGCGCCGTCTACCTGCAGGACTGGCTGCTCGACCCCGAAGCCCCGCTGACCTGGCGGCTCAGGAGGGAGACCGGAGGGGCCGGGCCGCTCGCCGACCTGGGCTCGCACCTCGTCGACCTCGCGCACTTCCTCGTCGGCCCGATAGCCGAAGTCGTCGGGACGGCCGGGACCTTCGTGAGAGAACGCCCGCTCCCCGGGGGGGATGGGATTGGCGAGGTGACGGTGAACGAAGCGGCGGCGTTCCTCGCGCGGTTCGAGAGCGGGGCGATCGGGACGTTCGAGGTCTCCCCGCTCGTGCCGGGGCGCAAGGCCCACGAGTGCTTCGAGATCAACGGCTCGCGCGGGAGCATCGTCTTCGACCTGGAGAGGATGAACGAGCTTCGGGTGTACTTCGAGGACGAGGCGGAGACGGCGGGCTTCAGGACCATCCTGGTGACCGAGCCGGAGCACCCGTACATGGAGGGGTGGTGGCCGCCGGGGCACACGATCGGCTACGAGCACACCTTCGTGCACACGGTGAAGGACCTGCTGGAGGGCATAAAGGCCGGCGAGAGCCCCGCGCCGACCTTCGAGGACGGCTACCGCTGCCAGGCGGTGATAGACGCGGTGGAGCGTAGCCTCGAGAGCGGCGGGTGGGCGAAGCCAGAGATATACGGGGAGATGAGGCGATGAGCGAGGAGATCGGCAGGAGGCAGCCCCCGGACGGCGGCCGGGAGAGGACGAAAAATCTGGTGGCGGGTGCGCCCGTGTCGTGGGGGGTCATCGAGATCCCGGACTGGGGTTACCAGATGCCCGCCGGGAGGGTGCTCGAGGAGGCCGCCTCGCTCGGCCTCGAGGCGATGGAGGCCGGTCCGGAGGGCTTCTTGCCGGACGACCCTGCCGAGGTCAGAGCGAAGCTGGCCGAACATGGCTTGAGACTCGTAGGGGGCTTCGTCCCCGCCGTGCTGCACAGGCCGGAGGTTTTGGAGGAGGAGCTCTCGTTCGTCGAGCGGCGGGCGCGCTTCTTCGAGGCGGCCGGCGCCGGGGTGATCGTCCTCGCCGCCTCCACCGGTTCGGAGAGCTACGAGGAGGTCGTCGAACTGGACGAGGGTGGCTGGAGGGCGCTCTTCGAAGGGCTATCGAGGGTGGAGGAGATCGCCGAACGGCACGGCCTCGCGGTGGCGCTGCACCCCCACTACGGGACCGTCATCGAGACCGACGAGGCGCTCTGGCGCTTTCTGGGGGGCTCGGAGACGGGGCTGTGCCTGGACACCGGGCACCTGGTCATAGGGGGCAGCGACCCGGTCGAGGTGGCGAGGAGGAGCGCACGTAGAGTGGAGCTCGTCCACCTCAAGGACGTGGACCGGAGCCTGGCGGAACGGGTTGCGAACAGGGAGCTCAGCTTCAAGGAGGCGGCTGGGCGGGGTATGTTCCGGCCCCTCGGCGAGGGGGACGTGGATGTGGCCGGGGTGGTGCGCCACCTCGAAGAGGGCGGTTACCCGGGCTGGTACGTGCTGGAGCAGGACACCGTCGTGGATTGCGAACCGGAGGTTGGTGATGGTCCCATAGAGAACGTGCGCAAGAGCCTTTCGTACCTTCAGGGAGAGCTGGAAAAGGAGGCAGGGAAATGAGCGGGGAAAGGGAGACGAGCCGGATGCAGATAAGCCGCAGGGATCTGCTGCGGGCCGGAGGGGTGGGGATTGCCGGGGCCGCGCTGCTCGGGGCGGCCGGATGCGGAGGCTCGCAGCGGGCGAGCAGCTCGAATTCCGGCGGCAAGCAGGGGCTCGTCAGCCGTGGGGACATACACATCGAGTTCATCAGCCATGGTCCTGCTTCCGACCCGTTCTGGTCGGTGGTGATCAACGGCATAAACCAGGCCGAGAAGGATCTCGGGGTGAGCGTGAAGTACCGGGCCCCGGATACCTACAGCGTCCCTCAGATCCAGCAGAACTTCGATTCCGCGATAGCCTCGAACCCGAGCGGGATCGCGGCCACGGTTGCGGACCCGAGCGCGTTCGGCCCGAAGGTGAAAAAGGCGGTGAGCAAGGGCATCCCGGTGGTGATGCTCAACGCCGGGCTGGACGTCTGGCAGAAGCTCGGCGCGCTCAACTATGTGGGCCAGACCGAGTACCAGGCCGGGGTCGAGGCCGGGAAGAAGATGGCCCAATCCGGGGTAAAGTCGGCGCTCGTCATCAACCACCAGCAGGGTGTCGTCACGCTTGACCAGCGGTTCGAGGGCTTCAAGAAGGGCATCGGCGGAAACGCCAAGCAGATCGCGGTCAACGGCAACGACCCCACCGCGGTGCGCAACGGGGTGAAGACCGCCCTCAAGCAGAACCCGGGCGTCGACGGACTGCTCACGCTGGGACCGCAGGGTGCCCTGCCGACCCTGCAGGCGCTCAAGGGCAACAACAGGATAAAATTCGCCACCTTCGACCTGGCTCCGGAGATCCTCCGGGCGGTGAGGGACGGCAGGATGCTCTTCGCCATAGACCAGCAGCAGTTCCTGCAGGGGTATCTGCCGGTGGCCTTCCTGACCACCTACGTGCAGTATCTGCTGCACCCGATAGGCGTCGTGCCGACCGGTCCGGCGTTCGTCACCAAAGACAACGCGCAGAAGGTGATCAGCCTGAGCAAGGAGGGTATCCGCTAGGAGAGGGGACTTCGGTCCCCTCTCCACGGGAGAGGAGGAGGTTTGACGCTGATGGCGCAGACAGCTACGGCCGATGAGAGGGTACGTCAGGTAGGCTTCCTGCGCAGGTGGCTCACCCGGCCGGAGCTCGCGGCGGTCGCCGGGGCCGTCCTGGTCTTCGCCTTCTTCGCGATCGTCGCAGGGGACTCTGGTTTTCTGACGCTCGGGGGGGCGGCGAGCTACCTGGAGGTCGCGGCGCAGCTCGGGGTCGTGACCGTTCCGGTCTCGCTCCTGATGATCGCCGGGGAGTTCGACCTCTCGGTGGGTTCGATGGTCGGGGCGGCGGGGATGCTGATCGCGCTCGGGGTGACGCAGTTCGGATGGCCGCTCTGGCTCTCGATAGCGGCGGCGATCGTCTTTGCGGCTCTGGTGGGGCTGTTCAACGGGTACGTGGTCATAAAGACCAGGCTCCACTCGTTCATCGTGACGCTGGGGATGCTCTTCGCGTTGCGGGGGCTGACGATCGGGTTCACCCGGCTCATAACCAGCCGCACCCAGATAGGCGGGCTGGACTCGGCGACGCACGGCAGCCCCCTGCGGCCGATCTTCGCCGGGACGGTGGGGGGATTTCCGGTTTCGATCATCTGGTGGCTGGTCCTGGCCGCGATAGGGACCTGGGTGTTGCAGAGGACGGTCTTCGGCAACTGGACGTTCGGGGCCGGCGGGGACCCGGACGCGGCGCGCAACGTCGGGGTGCCGGTCGACCGGGTGAAGATAACGCTCTTCGTGTGCACGGCGGTCTCCGCGGCGCTTCTGGCGGCGATACAGGTTCTTGCGGCCGGTTCTGCGGACGTTCTCAGGGGAGAGAACCTGGAGCTGCAGGCGATAGCCGCCTCGGTCATAGGCGGGGTGCTGCTGACGGGGGGTTACGGCTCGGTGGTGGGCGCGCTCTTCGGGGCGCTCATCTTCGGCATGGTGCAGCAGGGCATCTTCTTCACCGGCGTCAACACCGACTGGTTTTTGGTCTTCGTCGGGGTGATGCTGCTGGTGGCCGTGCTGTTCAACAACTACATCCGCAAGCGGGCTTCGGAGGCCAGGTGATGATGAAAGAGACGACGCCCATCCTGGAGGCGAGGGGGGTCTCCAAGTACTTCGGCAAGGTCGTGGCGCTCGAGGACGTCTCGATGGGGGTGAGATCCGGGGAGGTGATGTGCCTGCTCGGGGACAACGGGGCGGGCAAGTCCACCCTGATCAAGATCCTCTCCGGCGTCCACCGGCCCGACCGTGGTTCGATCCTGGTCAACGGCGAGGAGGTCGTCTTCGACTCGCCGCGCGACGCCATAAACCACGGCATCGCCACCGTCTACCAGGATCTGGCGATGATCCCGCTGATGGGCATCTCGCGCAACTTCTTCATCGGACGGGAGCCGGTAAAGAGGGTAGGGCCGTTCAAGATGTTCGACGTGGCCAGAGCCGACCGCATCACCCGCGAGGAGCTCCGGAAGATCGGCATAGAGCTGCGCGATACCTCCCAGCCGGTCGCCACGCTCTCCGGCGGCGAGCGGCAGTCGGTGGCGATAGCCCGCGCGGTCTACTTCGGGGCGAAGGTCCTGATCCTCGACGAGCCGACCAGCGCCCTCGGGGTGAAGCAGGCGGCGATCGTTCTGCGCTACATCGCCCGCACCCGCGAGCAGGGCATAGGCGTCATCTTCATCAGCCACAACGTACACCACGCCTACGCCATAGGCGACCGGTTCACCGTCCTCAACCACGGGCGCAGCATGGGCACCTTCGAACGCGAGGAGATCAGCATAGACGAGCTCGAGCGGATGATGGCCGGGGGCGCGGAGCTCGAGAGGCTGAGCGCCGAGCTGCAGAAGATGGGGTCCGAGCCGCCGGCGGGCGAGAGACCCGAGTGAGAGAGGAGGAGGTGGTGCGATATGGGCACCGTGAGGCTCACGACGGCGCAGGCCCTCATCAGGTTCCTGTCCAACCAGTACACCGAGCGTGACGGCGTCGAGCGCAGGCTCTTCGGCGGGGTCTTCGGGATCTTCGGCCACGGCAACGTCGCCGGGATCGGACAGGCCCTGCACGAGTACCGCGACCTGATCACCTACTACCAGAGCCGCAACGAGCAGGCGATGGTGCACACCGCCGCGGCCTACGCCCGCCACAACAACCGCCTCCGCACGCTGGCGTGCACCACCTCGATCGGCCCCGGCGCGACCAACATGGTCACGGGGGCGGCGCTCGCCACCGTGAACCGGCTCCCCGTGCTGCTCCTGCCCGGGGACATCTTCGCCTCGCGCACCCCCGACCCCGTCCTGCAGCAGCTCGAGGCGCCCCACGACGGGACTCTCTCGGTCAACGATTGCTTCAGGCCCGTCTCGCGCTACTGGGACAGGATCTACCGCCCCGAGCAGCTCATCCCGGCCGCCCTCTCGGCGATGCGGGTCCTCACCGACCAGGCCGAGACCGGGACCGTCACCCTCGCGATGCCCCAGGACGTGCAGGCCGAGGCCTACGACTTCCCGGAGGAGTTCTTCGAGAGGCGGGTGTGGCACGTACCGCGACCGCTCCCGGACCGGGAGAGCCTGGAACGGGCCCTGGATCTCGTACGTGAGGCCCGGCGGCCCCTGATCGTGGCGGGGGGAGGCGTGATCTACTCGGAGGCCACAGAGGCTCTGAAGGGCTTCGCCGAGAGGACCGGTATACCCGTCTGCGAGACGCAGGCCGGGAAAGGCTCGCTGCCCCACGGCCACCCGCTCGACCTGGGCCCGGTGGGCCCGAACGGCTCGCTCGCCGCGAACCGCTTCGCCAGAGAAGCCGACCTCGTCATCGGCATCGGCACCCGCTACACGGACTTCACCACCGCCTCCAAGACCGCCTTCCAGAACCCCCGGGTGAGGTTCGTCAACATAAATATCGCCGCCTTTGATGCGGCCAAGCACGCCGGCCTCTCGCTGGTCGGCGACGCGCGGGCCACCATCGAGACCCTCTCGGA
Protein-coding regions in this window:
- a CDS encoding ATP-binding cassette domain-containing protein, whose protein sequence is MKETTPILEARGVSKYFGKVVALEDVSMGVRSGEVMCLLGDNGAGKSTLIKILSGVHRPDRGSILVNGEEVVFDSPRDAINHGIATVYQDLAMIPLMGISRNFFIGREPVKRVGPFKMFDVARADRITREELRKIGIELRDTSQPVATLSGGERQSVAIARAVYFGAKVLILDEPTSALGVKQAAIVLRYIARTREQGIGVIFISHNVHHAYAIGDRFTVLNHGRSMGTFEREEISIDELERMMAGGAELERLSAELQKMGSEPPAGERPE
- a CDS encoding sugar phosphate isomerase/epimerase family protein, translated to MSEEIGRRQPPDGGRERTKNLVAGAPVSWGVIEIPDWGYQMPAGRVLEEAASLGLEAMEAGPEGFLPDDPAEVRAKLAEHGLRLVGGFVPAVLHRPEVLEEELSFVERRARFFEAAGAGVIVLAASTGSESYEEVVELDEGGWRALFEGLSRVEEIAERHGLAVALHPHYGTVIETDEALWRFLGGSETGLCLDTGHLVIGGSDPVEVARRSARRVELVHLKDVDRSLAERVANRELSFKEAAGRGMFRPLGEGDVDVAGVVRHLEEGGYPGWYVLEQDTVVDCEPEVGDGPIENVRKSLSYLQGELEKEAGK
- a CDS encoding sugar ABC transporter substrate-binding protein, whose amino-acid sequence is MSGERETSRMQISRRDLLRAGGVGIAGAALLGAAGCGGSQRASSSNSGGKQGLVSRGDIHIEFISHGPASDPFWSVVINGINQAEKDLGVSVKYRAPDTYSVPQIQQNFDSAIASNPSGIAATVADPSAFGPKVKKAVSKGIPVVMLNAGLDVWQKLGALNYVGQTEYQAGVEAGKKMAQSGVKSALVINHQQGVVTLDQRFEGFKKGIGGNAKQIAVNGNDPTAVRNGVKTALKQNPGVDGLLTLGPQGALPTLQALKGNNRIKFATFDLAPEILRAVRDGRMLFAIDQQQFLQGYLPVAFLTTYVQYLLHPIGVVPTGPAFVTKDNAQKVISLSKEGIR
- a CDS encoding ABC transporter permease; its protein translation is MAQTATADERVRQVGFLRRWLTRPELAAVAGAVLVFAFFAIVAGDSGFLTLGGAASYLEVAAQLGVVTVPVSLLMIAGEFDLSVGSMVGAAGMLIALGVTQFGWPLWLSIAAAIVFAALVGLFNGYVVIKTRLHSFIVTLGMLFALRGLTIGFTRLITSRTQIGGLDSATHGSPLRPIFAGTVGGFPVSIIWWLVLAAIGTWVLQRTVFGNWTFGAGGDPDAARNVGVPVDRVKITLFVCTAVSAALLAAIQVLAAGSADVLRGENLELQAIAASVIGGVLLTGGYGSVVGALFGALIFGMVQQGIFFTGVNTDWFLVFVGVMLLVAVLFNNYIRKRASEAR
- the iolD gene encoding 3D-(3,5/4)-trihydroxycyclohexane-1,2-dione acylhydrolase (decyclizing); amino-acid sequence: MGTVRLTTAQALIRFLSNQYTERDGVERRLFGGVFGIFGHGNVAGIGQALHEYRDLITYYQSRNEQAMVHTAAAYARHNNRLRTLACTTSIGPGATNMVTGAALATVNRLPVLLLPGDIFASRTPDPVLQQLEAPHDGTLSVNDCFRPVSRYWDRIYRPEQLIPAALSAMRVLTDQAETGTVTLAMPQDVQAEAYDFPEEFFERRVWHVPRPLPDRESLERALDLVREARRPLIVAGGGVIYSEATEALKGFAERTGIPVCETQAGKGSLPHGHPLDLGPVGPNGSLAANRFAREADLVIGIGTRYTDFTTASKTAFQNPRVRFVNINIAAFDAAKHAGLSLVGDARATIETLSEALSGYEVEDSYREEAARAVEEWDREVERLCNLGHEPLPAQSEIIGAVNAFSGPRDVVVCAAGSMPGDLLRLWRTRDPKGYHVEYGYSCMGYEIAGGLGVKMADPSREVYVMVGDGSYLMMNAEIATSIQEGYKLTIVLVDNAGFSSIGSLSRSVGAEGFGTHYRYRKDGSIGLDTEESPGEVLPVDLARNAESLGAHVIRAKTVGELKGALAEAKEVERTVVIHIPADRYEGVPNYESWWDVPVAEVSGREPVRKARREYEENRRLQRRYL